The nucleotide sequence TTATGAAACCGATAATACGAATTATAATAATCAAGCCGTTCCGGAGCGTCGTCTCGATGAAAATGGCAATAATAATAATCAGTATGATGTAAGCGAACGTGCAGCAGAACGAATTACAAGACAACTTCAATCCGTAGATAACGCGTATGTGCTGACATTAGAGGAAAATGCCTTCGTAGCTGTAGAGGGTGATAAGCAACAAAACGGAGAAGAGCGAGTGGAGAACCAGATTAGAGACCTGGTAAGGGCGACAGACCGCAACATAAACAATGTTTATATATCCATGAACCCGGATTTCGTGGACTTAGCAAAAAACTATACGGAAAACGTTCGGGATGGAGAACCAATTGCCGGTTTCTTTGAACAATTCGGTTCGATGATGGAGCGGATTTTCCCGGAAGCTCATTAGCAAAAAGCGTAGGCTTTCGGTTAGGTGGACAGGAGCTGGACGTGGCACCCCTGATTGATAGACAAACCAGGCTAATTTTATAATTCGTAATAAGTTAAAAAAGGCTATCAATCGTGTGATTGGTAGCCTTTTTACAAATTCAATAAATTGCTACAACACCCATTCTGTGTTATATTAATGTCACTAATCCCGATAAAACATAGTGTAATACTATGAATTAAAAAATGGGGAGAGGAGCACATATAATGGGCCGTGAATTTATCGACTTGTTTAATGATTGGGCAGAATCTTATGATCAAACCGTTACCGGTCACGATCCACAGTATCGTGACGTCTTTGATAAATATGATACAATATTGGAAGAGGTTGCTTCACAAGCGGATGGAAACGTATTGGAGTTTGGAGTTGGAACCGGAAATCTTTCAAAGAAGCTGATGGATAAAGGTCATTATGTAATTGGTGTCGAGCCTTCTCGTGCAATGAGAGAGGAAGCGAGTGCCAAATATCCAAATCTAACGATACATGATGGTGATTTTTTATCTTTTCCTAAACTAGAAGAACCTATTTCTACTATTGTTAGTACGTATGCCTTTCATCATCTAACAGATGAGGAAAAAGGAAAGGCGTTAGCAGGGTTTAGAGAGCTCTTACCAATCGGTGGAAAAGTTGTGTTTGCAGACACTGCCTATGAGTCAGAGGAAACCAAACAGACAATCTTTGAAGAAGCAAAGGAACAAGGGTTTAAAGATTTGCTTTACGATCTTTCAACGGAGTACTACCCGATGCTATCTGTACTAGAGGAGCTTTTCGAATCGAATGGATTCAACGTTTCCTTCCAAAAAATGAACAAATTCGTTTGGCTTATGGTAGCCGAGAAAATTTCGTAAGGGAGAGGTTTGCATGGTACAAAAAATGAACGTAGAAAGCTTTAACCTAGATCATACAAAAGTAAAAGCACCTTATGTCAGACTAGTGGGCGTAACGACTGGTCAAAGTGGAGATAAAGTATATAAATATGATATTCGTTTCAGTCAACCAAATAAAGAACACATGGATATGCCTGGACTGCATTCTATTGAACACCTGATGGCAGAAAATATTCGTAATCATATTGATGACGTTTTAGACATTGGACCTATGGGCTGTCAAACAGGCTTTTATTTAGCCATTTTGAACAATGATAGCTACGACGATATTCTAGAAGCATTGGAAAAAACATTAAACGATGTATTGGAAGCTACAGAAGTTCCAGCATGTAATGAAGTACAATGCGGCTGGGCTGCTAACCACAGTTTAGAAGGTGCCAAAGATATTGCCGCACGTATGCTAGAAGGTAAAGACGAATGGCATATCGTATTTGCGGAGTAGAGGGATAACCATATGGCTGTTTATAAAAATGCTCAACAGTTAATCGGAAATACGCCGTTAGTGGAATTAACAAAGTTCCCCCTTCCTGAGGGGGTTCGTTTGTTTGCAAAGCTAGAGTTTTATAATCCAGGTGGTAGTGTGAAGGATCGTCTTGGCCAGGAATTAATTCAAGATGCGCTTGATACAGGAAAACTTTCCCCAGGGGGGACGATCATTGAACCAACCGCAGGAAATACAGGAATCGGACTGGCACTTGCTGCTATCGATAAAAATGTGTCGGTTATTTTTTGCGTACCGGAGCAATTTAGTAAAGAGAAACAAGAGTTGATGAAAGCGTTAGGAGCCCAAATTGTTCATACGCCAACTAGTCAAGGAATGCGTGGAGCGATTGCAAAGGCCGAAGAGCTCGTAAAAGAAATTCCAAATAGCTATTCGCCTCAACAATTTGGTAATCCTGCAAACCCTAGAACGTATTACAAAACACTCGGACCAGAAATCTGGAATGATTTAAATGGGGAAGTAGATGTATTCCTTGCTGGAGCTGGTACAGGCGGAACGTTTATGGGTACCGCCACGTATCTAAAAGAAATGAATCCGAATGTGAA is from Radiobacillus kanasensis and encodes:
- a CDS encoding S-ribosylhomocysteine lyase; protein product: MVQKMNVESFNLDHTKVKAPYVRLVGVTTGQSGDKVYKYDIRFSQPNKEHMDMPGLHSIEHLMAENIRNHIDDVLDIGPMGCQTGFYLAILNNDSYDDILEALEKTLNDVLEATEVPACNEVQCGWAANHSLEGAKDIAARMLEGKDEWHIVFAE
- a CDS encoding class I SAM-dependent DNA methyltransferase, yielding MGREFIDLFNDWAESYDQTVTGHDPQYRDVFDKYDTILEEVASQADGNVLEFGVGTGNLSKKLMDKGHYVIGVEPSRAMREEASAKYPNLTIHDGDFLSFPKLEEPISTIVSTYAFHHLTDEEKGKALAGFRELLPIGGKVVFADTAYESEETKQTIFEEAKEQGFKDLLYDLSTEYYPMLSVLEELFESNGFNVSFQKMNKFVWLMVAEKIS
- a CDS encoding YhcN/YlaJ family sporulation lipoprotein, producing the protein MGFKAWTVAVISALALVGCQNNTDQDFGQNDNIGVEQTRFGSYTDYPTSEGDNDVLRHDNGLDYETDNTNYNNQAVPERRLDENGNNNNQYDVSERAAERITRQLQSVDNAYVLTLEENAFVAVEGDKQQNGEERVENQIRDLVRATDRNINNVYISMNPDFVDLAKNYTENVRDGEPIAGFFEQFGSMMERIFPEAH
- the cysK gene encoding cysteine synthase A; the protein is MAVYKNAQQLIGNTPLVELTKFPLPEGVRLFAKLEFYNPGGSVKDRLGQELIQDALDTGKLSPGGTIIEPTAGNTGIGLALAAIDKNVSVIFCVPEQFSKEKQELMKALGAQIVHTPTSQGMRGAIAKAEELVKEIPNSYSPQQFGNPANPRTYYKTLGPEIWNDLNGEVDVFLAGAGTGGTFMGTATYLKEMNPNVKTAIVEPEGSVIAGGESGPHKTEGIGMEFLPDYMDRSYFDEIHTITDEDAFDMVKELAKREGLLVGSSSGAACVAALKEAETAKPGTTIVTIFPDSSERYLSKQIYQGGI